The DNA window TCGAAACGGTCATCTACCGCTCGTCGACCTCCACGTCGTAGTCGTGGATGGTCGGGTTCGCGAGCAGGCGTTTCGCCATCTCGCTCGCGCGCTCGCTCGCGTTCTCGGGCGATTCGGCCTCGAGGTCGATCTCGAAGCGATCCGCCGAACGGAGATCCTCGAGGTCGAAATCGAGCCGCTCGAGGGCTTGCTTGGTGGTCTCGGCCTCGGGGTCGAGGACGCCGTGTTTGAGTCGGACG is part of the Natronorubrum sediminis genome and encodes:
- the purS gene encoding phosphoribosylformylglycinamidine synthase subunit PurS; translated protein: MSAYTATVTVRLKHGVLDPEAETTKQALERLDFDLEDLRSADRFEIDLEAESPENASERASEMAKRLLANPTIHDYDVEVDER